The Aureispira anguillae genome contains a region encoding:
- a CDS encoding phage tail protein, with the protein MDPFIGEIIMFAGNFAPRGWAFCDGQLLPINQNSALFSILGTIYGGDGRTTFALPDLRGRVAMHPGTGAGLTPRDLGERGGTEDVVLMTSQIPAHSHNIVAVGLEGNSNAPNDHFLANTGAFDSEYSNSTSGHVYMNSGMVQNTGGTQPHTNMQPFTCINYIIALQGTYPSRS; encoded by the coding sequence ATGGATCCTTTTATTGGAGAAATCATTATGTTTGCAGGTAATTTTGCCCCTAGAGGCTGGGCATTTTGTGACGGCCAATTGTTACCTATAAACCAAAATTCCGCTTTATTTTCTATTTTAGGTACTATTTATGGTGGTGATGGACGTACAACCTTTGCATTACCTGATTTGAGAGGTCGTGTTGCGATGCATCCTGGTACTGGTGCTGGATTGACTCCACGTGACTTAGGGGAACGAGGAGGAACGGAAGATGTTGTTTTAATGACCAGTCAAATACCTGCACACAGTCACAATATTGTAGCCGTAGGACTTGAAGGCAATAGCAATGCCCCTAACGATCATTTTTTGGCCAATACAGGTGCTTTTGACAGCGAGTATTCGAATAGTACTTCTGGTCATGTTTACATGAATAGTGGTATGGTTCAGAATACAGGTGGAACCCAACCTCATACTAATATGCAACCGTTTACTTGTATCAATTATATCATTGCCTTACAAGGCACCTACCCTTCTAGAAGTTAG
- a CDS encoding YdcF family protein translates to MKQKVKHIIRLLCIVFIIHSILIVGDGLIDEEGYSDIVVILGNKVHEDGSLSLRLKSRMDKGLELYQNQKCQYLVVSGGLGKEGHWEGNVMADYLIQQGVPQKAIIIDNDGNNTAATAQNVRALQLPFQSITVVSQYYHISRSKLAFQKVGFAEVKGVHADYFELRDFYSIFREFFGYYKYWLTTL, encoded by the coding sequence ATGAAACAAAAAGTAAAACATATAATAAGATTGTTATGTATTGTTTTTATAATTCATTCTATTCTCATTGTAGGTGATGGCTTAATTGACGAAGAAGGGTATAGTGATATTGTTGTTATTTTAGGGAATAAAGTTCATGAAGACGGCAGCCTCTCTCTTCGTCTAAAAAGCAGGATGGACAAAGGCTTAGAATTATATCAAAACCAAAAATGCCAATACCTTGTGGTAAGTGGAGGACTAGGAAAAGAAGGACATTGGGAGGGCAACGTAATGGCCGATTACCTTATTCAACAGGGCGTTCCTCAAAAAGCAATTATAATTGATAACGATGGAAACAACACCGCAGCAACCGCCCAAAATGTACGAGCACTACAACTCCCTTTTCAATCCATCACGGTAGTGAGCCAATATTACCACATTAGCCGTAGCAAATTAGCCTTTCAAAAAGTAGGTTTTGCAGAAGTAAAAGGTGTCCATGCTGATTATTTTGAATTGCGAGATTTCTATTCTATCTTTCGAGAATTCTTTGGATATTATAAATATTGGTTAACGACACTGTAA
- a CDS encoding RNA polymerase sigma factor — MTKKEFQECFDQHFDAIRNYLYYRSGNTELATDLAQDVFLRVWEKNIKYEQGRTKGLLYKMAGDLFISYTRRVKLQNDYLQSLPLTFKSIRVDDDIEYEELKKGYEKALANLPEKQRAVFLMNRMNGLTYKEIAECLTISVKAVEKRMSKALGKLRIELQLILLIICTYFIVL; from the coding sequence TTGACAAAGAAAGAATTTCAAGAATGTTTTGATCAGCATTTTGATGCAATACGAAACTATCTTTATTATCGATCAGGGAATACCGAATTGGCAACTGATTTGGCGCAAGATGTATTTTTACGAGTCTGGGAGAAAAATATCAAATATGAGCAAGGACGAACGAAGGGCTTATTGTACAAAATGGCAGGAGATTTATTTATATCCTATACTAGGAGGGTAAAATTACAAAATGATTACTTACAATCCTTACCTTTGACTTTTAAGTCCATAAGGGTGGATGATGATATAGAGTATGAAGAATTAAAAAAAGGATATGAAAAAGCACTTGCTAATCTGCCCGAAAAACAACGAGCTGTTTTTTTGATGAACAGAATGAATGGACTAACGTATAAAGAAATCGCAGAGTGCCTAACCATAAGTGTTAAGGCTGTAGAGAAGAGAATGAGCAAGGCTTTGGGCAAACTTAGAATAGAACTTCAGTTAATCCTACTTATTATATGTACTTATTTTATTGTCTTATAA
- a CDS encoding TonB-dependent receptor, whose product MSPLSIKFAVVFSVLVAYQSYAQQIYVQAEAKPLNRLLKNLHRNYGIQVSFNAQLLSKCLITVDRTFDSPSETLNYLTKECNCKYKKINGVFAILAVPQPPKKPIKARSFSYQGQIKDGTNSESLPFAAIQINHINLTTDVEGNFSYHSKDSVVRLTVSHLGYFTIDTLIAPCNRLRIDLRPSISELQEITVLSTKKLKIINTEQKTGLSKLNNTQTPFLPGSTNNSLFSFLRLQSGILASGEQTKDYILWGSYKGQTNILFDDITIFNTSSYNDQIGTINPLFIKDIEVLKGGYNVDVGDRVGGVVNITSKSGQIDTSLYQITGTQQLFNGYANIGLTQRSNLQIGGRLVFPNLLQISSQPLLEPFLLFGDITGKYSHRFDNGDDLSITMLGDLDYSDVRKEVQLDSQVINSLNFNQRRMSNLAGGSIKYAKRWLKAGVTTAKVIYSQFQSEYTTGLFIGDSTANVFSEKVTNGISELTIRANHRLPTFKYNSLSAGLYMVYNRSNIKHSLIKELASVAEHGVRFGLYLKDEISWSKFLVLRPGLRIDVPLQANARPFVQPRIEVLISPVPQWKINLAYGIYNQFITENALVDPFRNYTYHWSVTDDRLIPVPQAMHYVTGVSCQYRFWSCRLEGYYKALSNVFQFGRDETTGGLTTLIGEGASYGLDLKVAAHFKNQRIWAAYTLSKSDEKFETQLLNRAPHDQRHEFKIAGMFNVKSFFFSVNYVYGSGFPNTKNLTSQQNIKPYSRLDLGFLYKLEMDRLNIDFGLSLLNLLNTANVRYNNFVNFPDDTSEYLEGIPLTPTLFMNFRF is encoded by the coding sequence TTGAGTCCATTATCTATTAAATTTGCCGTTGTATTTAGTGTGTTGGTAGCATATCAGAGTTATGCACAGCAAATCTACGTACAGGCAGAAGCAAAGCCGCTAAATCGCCTGCTCAAAAACTTGCATCGCAATTATGGAATTCAAGTATCTTTTAATGCGCAATTGTTAAGTAAATGCTTAATTACGGTAGATCGAACCTTTGATTCTCCCTCTGAAACATTGAATTATTTAACAAAGGAATGTAATTGTAAGTATAAAAAAATAAATGGTGTATTTGCAATTCTAGCAGTACCCCAACCCCCTAAAAAACCGATTAAAGCTCGTTCCTTTAGCTATCAAGGACAAATCAAAGATGGAACGAATAGCGAAAGTTTACCTTTTGCTGCGATTCAGATTAATCATATTAATCTTACTACAGATGTAGAAGGCAATTTTTCCTACCATTCTAAAGATAGCGTAGTGAGGTTAACCGTTTCCCATTTAGGTTATTTTACAATAGATACTTTGATTGCTCCGTGCAATCGGTTGAGGATAGATTTGCGCCCTTCTATTTCTGAATTGCAAGAGATTACGGTTTTGTCCACTAAAAAACTGAAGATTATTAATACGGAGCAAAAAACGGGACTTTCAAAACTAAATAATACCCAAACTCCCTTTTTGCCTGGTAGTACCAACAATAGTCTTTTTTCTTTTTTGAGGTTACAGTCTGGAATTTTAGCATCGGGCGAACAAACCAAGGATTATATCTTGTGGGGATCTTACAAAGGGCAGACAAACATTCTATTTGATGACATTACTATTTTTAATACAAGTAGCTATAACGACCAAATAGGAACGATCAACCCCTTGTTTATTAAAGATATAGAAGTATTAAAAGGAGGCTATAATGTAGATGTTGGAGACCGAGTAGGTGGAGTGGTGAATATAACTAGCAAGTCGGGGCAAATAGATACTTCATTGTATCAAATAACAGGAACACAACAATTATTTAACGGTTATGCGAATATAGGATTAACGCAGCGATCCAATTTGCAAATAGGAGGGAGACTTGTTTTTCCTAATTTACTACAAATTTCTTCTCAACCTCTGTTAGAGCCTTTTTTGCTTTTTGGAGATATAACGGGAAAATACAGCCATCGATTTGATAATGGCGATGATTTGAGTATTACTATGCTAGGAGATTTAGATTATTCAGACGTTCGTAAAGAAGTCCAGTTAGATAGCCAAGTTATTAATAGCTTGAATTTTAACCAACGAAGGATGAGTAATTTGGCAGGAGGTTCTATTAAGTATGCTAAAAGGTGGCTAAAAGCAGGAGTTACAACAGCTAAAGTTATTTATTCTCAATTTCAGTCAGAATACACTACAGGACTATTTATAGGAGATTCGACGGCAAATGTTTTTTCAGAAAAAGTAACCAATGGTATTTCAGAATTAACAATCCGAGCCAATCACCGTTTACCAACATTTAAATACAATAGCCTATCTGCTGGTCTTTATATGGTTTATAACCGTTCTAATATCAAGCACAGTCTCATCAAAGAATTAGCAAGTGTTGCAGAACATGGCGTGCGATTTGGACTTTACCTAAAGGATGAAATCAGTTGGTCTAAATTTTTGGTATTGCGCCCTGGGCTTAGAATTGACGTGCCGCTTCAAGCGAATGCTCGTCCTTTTGTACAACCCCGTATAGAGGTACTAATTTCACCAGTTCCTCAATGGAAAATCAATTTGGCATATGGGATTTACAATCAGTTTATTACCGAAAATGCCTTAGTTGATCCTTTTAGGAATTATACTTATCATTGGTCGGTTACAGACGATCGACTGATTCCTGTTCCGCAAGCAATGCATTATGTGACAGGGGTATCTTGTCAATATCGGTTTTGGAGTTGTCGGCTAGAAGGTTATTATAAAGCTTTAAGTAATGTCTTTCAGTTTGGGAGGGATGAAACAACGGGAGGGCTAACAACATTAATTGGAGAAGGAGCCAGTTATGGTTTGGATTTGAAGGTAGCAGCACATTTTAAGAATCAGCGAATTTGGGCAGCCTATACATTGAGTAAGTCGGATGAAAAATTTGAAACGCAATTGTTAAATAGGGCACCACACGATCAACGGCATGAATTTAAAATTGCAGGAATGTTTAATGTAAAATCTTTCTTTTTTTCTGTTAATTATGTATATGGTAGCGGTTTCCCAAATACTAAAAACCTAACTTCTCAACAAAATATAAAACCTTATAGCCGCCTAGATCTTGGTTTCTTATATAAGTTAGAAATGGATCGCTTGAACATTGATTTTGGTTTGTCATTGCTCAATTTATTAAATACGGCGAATGTTCGATACAATAATTTTGTGAACTTTCCTGATGATACGAGCGAGTATTTAGAGGGAATTCCTTTGACTCCAACGTTGTTTATGAATTTTAGGTTTTGA
- a CDS encoding glycosyltransferase family 4 protein: MRIGFDAKRLFCNFTGLGNYSRTLVRNLSLYQPSNDYFLYSPKANNHPQTKPFFNSQFFNVFLPKVWFKSFWRSYSILKQLHKDQIELYHGLSHELPFSISKSKIKTVVTIHDLIFKTQPETYSWINRKIYNWKFQYSCKHADKIIAISQNTKADIMRFYAIPSHKIEVIYQACQPLYYQLNQSPKQDAILKQYKIPNQYILSVGTIQARKNLKLLIKAYQYLPTALQLPIVVVGNGKQYKTEVLALIKAMQLEHLVIWIHDLKADDELQTIYQNAELLVYPSFYEGFGLPVVEALLSKTPVITAQTSALKEAGGPNSIYIDPIDDRGLAQAIKTVLNNPDLANSMREKGYQYAHQMFHPQKLSKQLADCYQQLLRP; encoded by the coding sequence ATGCGAATAGGATTTGATGCCAAACGATTGTTTTGTAATTTTACGGGCTTGGGAAATTATAGCCGAACACTTGTTCGAAATTTATCTTTATACCAGCCTTCCAACGATTATTTTTTGTATAGCCCAAAAGCAAACAATCACCCTCAAACAAAACCTTTTTTCAATTCCCAATTCTTTAACGTCTTTCTTCCTAAAGTATGGTTCAAAAGTTTTTGGCGTAGCTATTCTATTTTAAAACAACTCCACAAAGATCAAATAGAGTTGTACCATGGCTTGAGTCACGAACTCCCCTTTAGCATCTCCAAAAGCAAGATTAAAACCGTGGTAACCATTCATGATTTAATCTTCAAAACACAGCCTGAGACCTATTCATGGATTAACCGAAAAATCTACAATTGGAAATTTCAATACAGTTGCAAACATGCAGATAAAATTATTGCCATTAGTCAAAATACTAAGGCAGATATTATGCGTTTTTATGCTATTCCATCTCATAAAATTGAGGTTATTTACCAAGCTTGTCAACCCTTGTATTATCAACTAAACCAATCCCCCAAACAGGATGCTATCTTAAAACAGTATAAAATCCCGAATCAATATATCTTATCCGTAGGAACCATTCAGGCACGCAAAAATTTAAAATTACTAATTAAAGCTTATCAATACTTGCCTACAGCACTTCAATTGCCCATTGTTGTGGTTGGCAATGGAAAACAGTATAAAACAGAAGTATTGGCTTTAATTAAAGCAATGCAATTAGAACATTTGGTGATTTGGATTCATGATTTAAAAGCTGATGATGAGCTACAAACGATCTATCAAAATGCCGAACTACTCGTTTATCCCTCTTTTTATGAAGGCTTTGGCTTGCCAGTAGTAGAGGCTCTACTCAGCAAAACACCTGTTATTACAGCTCAAACTTCTGCTCTTAAGGAAGCAGGTGGTCCCAATAGCATTTATATCGACCCTATAGATGATCGGGGGCTTGCACAAGCAATTAAAACAGTGCTTAACAATCCAGATTTAGCCAATTCTATGAGAGAAAAAGGCTACCAATATGCACATCAAATGTTTCATCCACAAAAACTAAGTAAACAATTGGCAGATTGCTACCAACAACTTCTACGCCCCTAG
- a CDS encoding SET domain-containing protein, whose translation MSQQIPHIFVAHSTLHGQGVFTGAKINAGSIIEICPILYLPKNDIVALQTTIINDYYFEWGTNLDAGALALGYGSIYNHSFKPNAYYNVDMENNTLSIYALRTITPGDEITINYNGDPEDDSPLWFESK comes from the coding sequence ATGAGTCAACAAATTCCTCACATTTTTGTAGCCCATAGTACCTTACATGGGCAGGGGGTTTTTACAGGAGCAAAAATTAATGCTGGCAGTATTATTGAGATTTGTCCAATTCTATACCTTCCCAAAAATGATATAGTGGCCTTGCAAACTACTATAATTAACGATTATTATTTTGAATGGGGTACCAATTTAGATGCAGGAGCACTTGCTTTGGGCTATGGAAGTATTTACAACCATTCATTTAAGCCTAATGCTTATTATAATGTAGACATGGAAAATAATACCTTGTCTATTTATGCATTACGAACCATTACCCCAGGAGATGAGATTACCATTAATTATAATGGAGACCCTGAAGATGATAGCCCGCTTTGGTTTGAAAGTAAATAA
- a CDS encoding prolyl oligopeptidase family serine peptidase — protein sequence MKYKVLMFSLFLSVVACNKDKKNKVDNADHKSKLSSSANGAAIVNNLKHPDKIKMKYPITKTGNVEDDYFGTKVQDPYRWLEDAVTEEPDKEINKWVREQSDLARVYLDAIEYRGAIASRLEELYNYERETAPFKEGGKLYFYKNDGLQSQAVVYKKETWDGKPEVFLDPNTFSEDGTISLSGLNFSKDGKFAAYRTSESGSDWGTVYLKDAITGKTLSDKVEWLRYSGLSWYKDGFFYSRYGDNSGADKFTQKNQFHQVYYHKVGTTQDKDELIFADRTQPNRNYGVSVTEDESIWLLSVTESTSGNALYFKKAANSTASFAPLVEDFEHDFWVIDNVGDKLLVLTNYQAPKYQVIEIDLNQPTAKNWKVIIPQKKNATLNSVQVRGGRLVARYTKEITNVLSVFELSGNYVGDVEIPDIISKTAPVTLGGVTGKKGDAEGYFTMSSFTLPSTICKVNVKTLKSEVWKRPNVKFNPSDYEIEYTHYQSKDGTSIPISIVYKKGLKKDGNNPTLLYGYGGFNISILPSFALKRLPFLEKGGIFAVANIRGGGEMGQEWHEAGTQLNKQNVFDDFIAAGEYLIAQQYTSPKKLAIEGRSNGGLLVGACMTQRPDLYRAALPIVGVLDMMRYHKFTIGHFWASDYGRSDDSTQYKNLLKYSPVHNVRATAYPATMVMTADHDDRVVPGHSFKFGAALQANNTGHLPVIIRIDQKAGHGAGKPVAKVIEEETDKIAFLMFNLGMKW from the coding sequence ATGAAATATAAAGTATTGATGTTTAGTTTGTTTTTGTCTGTTGTAGCTTGTAATAAGGACAAAAAAAACAAAGTAGATAATGCTGACCATAAATCTAAGCTTTCATCTTCTGCTAATGGCGCTGCTATTGTCAATAATTTAAAACATCCTGATAAAATAAAAATGAAATACCCCATTACCAAAACAGGAAATGTAGAAGACGACTATTTTGGTACTAAGGTACAGGACCCGTATCGTTGGTTAGAGGATGCTGTTACGGAAGAACCAGACAAGGAAATTAATAAATGGGTAAGGGAGCAAAGCGATTTAGCAAGAGTCTATTTAGATGCGATAGAATATCGTGGTGCTATCGCCAGTCGCTTAGAGGAACTGTACAATTACGAAAGAGAAACGGCTCCTTTTAAGGAAGGTGGTAAACTCTATTTTTATAAAAATGATGGTCTACAAAGTCAAGCTGTCGTTTACAAAAAAGAAACTTGGGATGGCAAACCAGAGGTGTTCTTAGACCCCAATACTTTTTCGGAGGATGGTACGATCTCATTGAGTGGTCTAAACTTTTCGAAGGATGGAAAGTTTGCTGCTTACCGAACTTCTGAGTCTGGATCTGATTGGGGAACCGTTTATCTAAAGGATGCGATCACAGGAAAAACATTGTCTGACAAAGTAGAATGGTTGCGTTATTCAGGACTTTCTTGGTACAAGGATGGTTTCTTTTATAGTCGTTATGGAGACAATAGTGGAGCAGATAAATTTACCCAGAAAAACCAATTTCATCAAGTATATTACCACAAGGTAGGAACGACACAGGATAAGGATGAATTAATCTTTGCCGATCGTACACAGCCCAATAGAAATTATGGCGTATCGGTTACTGAAGATGAGAGTATTTGGTTGTTGAGTGTTACAGAATCAACAAGTGGCAATGCTCTTTATTTCAAAAAGGCAGCCAATTCAACGGCAAGTTTTGCTCCATTAGTAGAGGATTTTGAACATGATTTTTGGGTAATTGACAATGTTGGAGATAAATTATTGGTGTTGACCAATTACCAAGCGCCCAAGTATCAGGTTATTGAAATTGATTTGAACCAGCCTACTGCTAAAAACTGGAAAGTAATTATTCCTCAAAAGAAAAATGCCACCCTTAATAGCGTACAAGTTAGGGGAGGGCGTTTAGTGGCTCGTTATACCAAAGAAATTACCAATGTATTATCTGTGTTTGAATTGAGTGGGAATTATGTTGGGGATGTCGAAATACCAGACATTATTAGCAAAACAGCTCCAGTTACCTTGGGGGGTGTCACAGGCAAAAAAGGCGATGCAGAAGGATATTTTACCATGTCTTCTTTTACCTTGCCTTCTACCATTTGTAAGGTGAATGTCAAAACCCTAAAATCAGAGGTGTGGAAGCGTCCTAATGTGAAATTTAATCCTTCGGACTATGAGATTGAATACACGCATTATCAATCCAAAGATGGTACCTCGATCCCAATTAGTATTGTTTATAAAAAGGGTTTGAAAAAGGATGGCAACAATCCTACGTTATTGTATGGTTATGGAGGTTTTAACATCAGTATTTTGCCTTCTTTTGCCTTAAAGCGTTTGCCTTTTTTAGAGAAGGGGGGAATTTTTGCAGTAGCCAATATTAGAGGTGGCGGAGAAATGGGACAAGAGTGGCACGAAGCAGGAACACAACTCAATAAACAAAATGTATTTGATGATTTTATTGCAGCAGGGGAGTATCTGATTGCTCAACAATATACTTCGCCCAAAAAATTAGCCATAGAGGGACGTTCGAATGGTGGTCTTTTGGTGGGGGCTTGTATGACACAGCGTCCTGATTTGTATCGTGCTGCTTTGCCAATTGTAGGGGTATTGGATATGATGCGTTATCACAAATTTACCATTGGGCATTTTTGGGCTTCAGATTATGGTCGAAGCGATGATTCTACTCAGTACAAAAATTTATTAAAGTATTCACCCGTTCATAATGTCCGAGCAACCGCATACCCTGCTACTATGGTAATGACGGCAGATCATGATGACCGTGTTGTACCTGGGCACTCTTTTAAATTTGGGGCTGCACTTCAAGCCAATAACACAGGACATCTACCTGTTATTATTCGTATAGATCAAAAAGCAGGGCATGGGGCAGGTAAACCTGTCGCAAAAGTCATTGAAGAAGAAACGGATAAAATTGCCTTTTTGATGTTTAATTTAGGAATGAAATGGTAG
- a CDS encoding HAD family hydrolase, giving the protein MRFKCIIFDCDGVLVDSEATSIGVLMDIAQEAGYKMEMPFALNQFSGQSLQYCFDYIQKNALKPLPQDIINNYRRRTYQAFKTDLKAIPNIDQLLQRLTLPRCVASNAPIEKIKLNLGLLNLSHFFEGNLFSAYDIQKWKPAPDLFLHAAKTMGFEPQECAVIEDSLAGVQAAKAGGFEVFGYASSRTASTLAAAGATVFYDMNLLDELLA; this is encoded by the coding sequence ATGAGATTTAAATGCATTATTTTTGATTGCGACGGAGTGCTGGTCGATAGTGAAGCAACTTCTATTGGAGTACTAATGGACATCGCACAAGAAGCTGGATATAAGATGGAAATGCCTTTTGCGCTTAATCAATTTTCAGGACAATCGCTACAATATTGTTTTGACTACATCCAAAAAAACGCACTAAAACCTCTCCCCCAAGACATTATAAATAACTATAGGCGTCGAACTTATCAAGCGTTTAAAACAGATCTTAAAGCAATCCCCAACATTGACCAACTGCTACAACGATTGACGCTACCTCGCTGTGTAGCTTCTAATGCGCCAATTGAAAAAATAAAACTCAATTTGGGCTTACTCAATTTAAGTCACTTTTTTGAGGGGAATTTATTTAGTGCTTATGATATTCAAAAATGGAAGCCTGCCCCTGATTTATTTTTACATGCAGCCAAAACCATGGGGTTTGAGCCGCAAGAATGCGCTGTAATAGAAGATAGCCTAGCAGGTGTTCAAGCAGCTAAAGCAGGTGGTTTTGAGGTTTTTGGTTATGCATCGAGTAGAACCGCATCAACGCTAGCAGCAGCAGGGGCAACCGTATTTTATGATATGAATTTATTGGATGAACTTTTAGCTTGA
- a CDS encoding FecR family protein: MKDHKHESSSELEEQLKFFENLEIPYNRDKKAVWDEMTKKIEAIPPRKIVPLIWTRIAVAAVLIMTFSVAFMRFYTTTITCERGRHLAYTLPDNSTVQLNAASTISFAPYWWSFQRQVSLEGEAFFEVEKGSSFIVASELGYTEVLGTSFNIYARDTAYVVFCKTGKVGVHTTKDDQSLILTPSELGLLQKDVLKKQTAIDATISIGWLNNKFLFDNVNLVRVLEELERQYDAKINYEGVVSPDLMYGGFFDKTENIDTALEMIGANFGFSFIKVQENLYNVEINS; this comes from the coding sequence ATGAAAGATCATAAACATGAATCGTCATCTGAATTGGAAGAACAACTGAAGTTTTTCGAAAATTTAGAGATTCCTTATAATCGAGATAAAAAAGCGGTTTGGGATGAAATGACAAAAAAAATAGAAGCGATACCACCTCGTAAAATTGTGCCGCTTATTTGGACAAGAATAGCGGTGGCAGCAGTTTTGATAATGACATTTAGCGTCGCTTTTATGCGTTTTTATACCACAACAATAACCTGTGAAAGGGGAAGGCATTTGGCGTATACTTTGCCTGATAATTCTACTGTACAATTAAATGCAGCATCCACGATTAGTTTTGCGCCTTATTGGTGGTCTTTCCAACGTCAGGTATCGTTAGAGGGAGAGGCATTTTTTGAAGTAGAAAAGGGGAGTAGTTTTATTGTGGCTTCAGAATTGGGATACACAGAAGTATTAGGAACTAGTTTTAATATTTATGCAAGGGATACGGCTTATGTTGTCTTTTGTAAAACAGGGAAAGTTGGTGTACACACCACTAAAGACGATCAGTCTCTTATCTTGACACCTAGTGAATTGGGACTCTTACAAAAGGATGTTCTGAAAAAACAAACGGCTATAGATGCGACGATAAGCATTGGTTGGCTCAACAATAAATTCCTTTTTGATAATGTTAATTTGGTTCGAGTGTTAGAAGAATTAGAACGACAATATGATGCTAAGATTAATTATGAAGGGGTCGTTAGTCCTGATTTGATGTATGGAGGATTTTTTGACAAAACAGAAAATATAGACACTGCCTTGGAAATGATCGGTGCTAATTTTGGTTTTTCTTTTATTAAGGTGCAGGAGAATTTATACAATGTAGAAATCAATTCTTAA
- a CDS encoding phage tail protein, whose translation MNPFLGEIVMFGGNFAPRGWAFCDGQLLPISSNSALFSILGTIYGGDGRTTFALPDLRGRVAMHPGNGPGLTPRRLGERGGQETVTLTVNQIPAHHHNIIAVGLEGNSNDPTSRLLANTGAFDSEYSNSTSGHVLMNSGMVQNTGGGQSHTNIQPFTCVNYIIALQGVFPSRS comes from the coding sequence ATGAATCCTTTTCTTGGAGAAATCGTTATGTTTGGTGGCAATTTTGCCCCCAGAGGCTGGGCATTTTGTGATGGACAATTGCTTCCTATTTCAAGTAATTCAGCCCTATTTTCTATTTTAGGTACTATTTATGGTGGTGATGGACGTACTACTTTTGCATTACCTGATTTGAGAGGTCGTGTCGCAATGCATCCAGGCAATGGTCCTGGCTTAACTCCACGCAGGTTAGGTGAGCGAGGAGGACAGGAAACTGTTACGCTAACCGTCAACCAAATACCTGCACATCATCACAATATTATTGCCGTAGGACTGGAAGGCAATAGCAATGACCCTACTAGTCGTCTTTTGGCCAACACAGGTGCCTTTGACAGCGAATATTCGAATAGCACTTCTGGTCATGTTCTTATGAATAGTGGTATGGTTCAGAATACAGGTGGAGGACAGTCCCACACCAATATACAACCGTTTACTTGTGTCAATTATATTATTGCATTGCAAGGTGTTTTTCCTTCTCGCAGCTAG